In Podospora pseudopauciseta strain CBS 411.78 chromosome 3, whole genome shotgun sequence, one genomic interval encodes:
- the ZPR1 gene encoding nucleolar zinc-finger protein (COG:S; EggNog:ENOG503NWQE; BUSCO:EOG09262Z0M) — MTELFNPIGEKVEQAVQANDEAEDDFKPIDEIESLCMNCHENGMTRLLLTKIPYFREIIIMSFNCDHCGFNNNEIQPAGTFQLKGVHYELRLRDMEDFQRQVVKSDTATVKFIELDVEVPAGKGQLTNVEGLLTTIVDDLVFDQEKRMKETPEAAAKVAEVIAKGRQMLAGEAFPFRVSVDDPAGNSFIAPDPRDGVGKWEKREYLRTPEQNEALGLADTNTEGLDDNGDIIPDQVYQFPASCPGCMHPCTTNMKMVDIPHFRQVVIMNTSCDDCGYKSNDVKTGGEVPEKGKKVTIKIKTPVDLARDILKSESCQLECPELSLSVNPGTLGGRFTTVEGLLTQVRDDLHKQIFEADADVEKTKRKNDSLDSTEASRWNDFFDGLNSAIKGEREFTIVLTDPLAASYVQSLADNPDEPDEQMTVEEYERTEEEEEELGLLDMKTENYENDV, encoded by the exons TGCCACGAGAAT GGCATGacacgcctcctcctcaccaagaTTCCCTATTTCCGCGAGATTATCATCATGTCCTTCAACTGCGACCACTGcggcttcaacaacaacgagaTCCAGCCTGCTGGTACCTTCCAGCTCAAGGGTGTCCACTACGAGCTCCGGTTAAGAGATATGGAGGACTTCCAGCGCCAGGTTGTCAAGTCCGACACTGCCACCGTCAAGTTTATCGAGCTCGATGTCGAGGTCCCCGCTGGCAAGGGTCAGCTCACGAACGTGGAGGGCCTCCTAACTACCATTGTGGATGATCTCGTCTTCGACCAAGAGAAGCGTATGAAGGAAACCCCTGAGGCGGCCGCCAAAGTTGCTGAAGTCATTGCCAAGGGCAGACAAATGCTCGCCGGAGAGGCGTTCCCCTTCCGTGTGTCTGTCGACGACCCGGCTGGCAACAGCTTTATCGCCCCTGACCCTCGCGACGGCGTTGGCAAGTGGGAGAAGCGCGAGTACCTCCGTACACCTGAGCAGAACGAGGCTCTCGGTCTCGCCGACACCAACACTGAAGGCCTTGACGACAATGGCGACATCATCCCCGATCAAGTCTACCAATTCCCAGCCTCTTGCCCGGGCTGCATGCACCCCTGCACGACCAACATGAAGATGGTCGACATCCCCCACTTTAGACAAGTCGTCATCATGAACACGAGCTGTGATGACTGCGGTTACAAGTCTAACGACGTCAAGACGGGTGGTGAGGTCCCtgagaagggcaagaaggtcaccatcaagatcaagacccCTGTGGATCTTGCCCGCGATATCCTCAAGAGCGAGAGCTGCCAGCTCGAGTGCCCCGAGCTCAGCCTTTCCGTCAACCCAGGCACCCTCGGTGGAAGATTTACCACCGTCGAGGGTCTCCTCACCCAGGTCCGCGATGACCTCCACAAACAAATCTTCGAAGCCGATGCCGACGTGGAGAAGACTAAGCGCAAGAACGACTCTCTGGACAGCACCGAGGCGTCGAGGTGGAACGACTTCTTTGATGGGCTCAATTCTGCCATTAAGGGTGAGAGGGAGTTTACCATTGTGTTGACTGACCCATTGGCGGCCAGTTATGTTCAGAGCTTGGCTGATAACCCGGATGAGCCTGATGAGCAGATGACCGTCGAGGAGTATGAGCggacagaggaggaagaggaggagttggggttgttggacaTGAAGACTGAGAATTATGAGAATGATGTTTGA